One segment of Penaeus vannamei isolate JL-2024 chromosome 3, ASM4276789v1, whole genome shotgun sequence DNA contains the following:
- the bc10 gene encoding apoptosis inducing factor BLCAP, with the protein MYCLQWLIPVLLIPKPVPAGLLHNHVVFMVLYLTGFFLERKPCTICSLVFLAAVTVLCYSGIGNCLLWPTADCQGEGSGTSELCGGGG; encoded by the exons ATGTATTGCCTGCAGTGGCTCATTCCCGTGCTGTTGATCCCCAAGCCCGTCCCGGCGGGCCTCCTACACAACCATGTGGTCTTCATGGTCCTCTACTTGACTGGTTTCTTCTTAGAGCGTAAGCCATGCACAATCTGCTCGCTGGTGTTCCTGGCGGCAGTGACGGTCCTCTGCTACTCCGGCATTGGCAACTGCCTCCTCTGGCCCACAGCGGACTGTCAAG GTGAAGGCAGCGGAACGAGTGAGCtgtgtggaggaggtggatga